One genomic region from Colletotrichum lupini chromosome 7, complete sequence encodes:
- a CDS encoding cytochrome P450 — protein sequence MGWLRQTSSEIPSCARTAGRSSRDRKQADMRGRHEVVRGHQGSATAVSIDRMQAYVLLVIVALFVGVQLLAKIYRGFAAPLASVPGPFFARFTDLWYAWRIHQGRFEVDNIELHRKYGKSSCSIVRYGPNRFSINDPHAAKVIYGHGHAFSKSTWYDTWGDPNPHQWSLFSDRNEKRHSENRRLYQSMYSMSSLVHYESYVDECADLFSRRLSEMSGRGKTVEPVDMGHWFQCYAFDVVGMITYSKRLGFLDRGLDVGAVIKNLENHIYYATMVGVYSYLHSYLAPIRSRLGKRGTGRQFIVEFTKGCLADHQAKPKAVDAEDTSHLSEQSGTMDFLSKFLGKHSEDSSTFSQYHVLAGCVSNMVAGSDTTAISLSAILYQLLRNPKEMSKLQKEIDEFYSQRTGDPRRLNFQESLKLPYLQAVIKEALRLHPATGLPLERVVPEGGATIAGKFFPAGTIVGINTWVEHHHPSIFGEDAASFRPDRWLTTDTDRLSAMNRHWMPFGLGSRTCIGRHISILEISKLMPRLLHEFDFEICRDAPWVTRNCWFVKPVNFQVRVNARRSQVILTWERLR from the exons ATGGGTTGGCTTAGACAGACTAGTAGTGAGATACCATCCTGCGCTCGGACTGCCGGCCGAAGCAGCCGGGACCGCAAGCAAGCAGACATGCGGGGTCGCCATGAGGTTGTCCGCGGACACC AGGGTTCTGCAACAGCCGTATCAATCGATAGAATGCAGGCATACGTCCTTTTGGTGATAGTCGCACTCTTTGTGGGAGTGCAGCTCCTGGCAAAGATCTATCGCGGCTTCGCGGCCCCACTCGCATCCGTCCCCGGCCCCTTCTTTGCGCGGTTCACGGACCTATGGTACGCGTGGAGGATTCATCAGGGCCGCTTCGAGGTTGACAACATTGAGCTGCACCGAAAATATGGCAAGTCGTCTT GCTCAATTGTCCGATATGGTCCAAATAGATTCAGTATCAATGACCCACACGCAGCGAAGGTGATCTACGGTCATGGCCACGCATTTTCAAAGTCTACGTGGTACGACACGTGGGGTGATCCAAACCCGCATCAATGGTCTTTGTTCTCGGACCGAAACGAGAAGCGCCACAGCGAAAATCGACGTCTCTATCAAAGCATGTACAGCATGTCCTCCTTGGTGCACTACGAGAGCTACGTCGATGAGTGTGCGGACTTGTTCTCCAGAAGGCTCTCAGAGATGAGTGGCAGAGGAAAGACGGTAGAGCCTGTTGACATGGGTCATTGGTTCCAGTGTTACGCATTCGACGTGGTTGGTATGATCACCTACTCCAAGAGACTTGGATTCCTGGACCGGGGTCTCGATGTCGGAGCGGTGATCAAGAATCTCGAAAATCACATCTACTACGCGACTATGGTAGGAGTATACTCGTACCTCCACTCCTACTTAGCACCCATCAGGAGTCGGCTAGGTAAACGGGGTACTGGCAGGCAATTCATCGTCGAGTTCACCAAGGGTTGCTTGGCAGACCATCAGGCAAAGCCCAAAGCAGTCGATGCTGAGGATACTTCGCATCTCTCTGAACAGTCTGGCACAATGGACTTTCTCTCCAAATTTCTCGGAAAGCACTCCGAGGACTCATCAACTTTCTCTCAATACCATGTTCTGGCGGGTTGTGTATCAAACATGGTTGCAGGCTCAGACACGACCGCCATCAGCCTTAGCGCCATTTTATATCAGCTTCTCCGGAACCCTAAAGAGATGAGCAAGCTGCAAAAAGAGATTGACGAATTCTATTCCCAGAGAACTGGTGATCCTCGACGACTAAACTTCCAGGAGAGTCTGAAGCTGCCATACCTCCAGGCAGTCATTAAAGAGGCATTGAGATTGCATCCCGCGACTGGGCTTCCCCTCGAGAGAGTTGTTCCTGAAGGAGGAGCTACTATTGCAGGGAAATTCTTTCCAGCCGGG ACCATCGTGGGCATCAACACTTGGGTTGAGCACCACCACCCGTCCATCTTTGGCGAAGATGCAGCCTCTTTCAGACCGGATCGATGGTTGACTACGGATACCGATCGTTTGTCAGCGATGAACAGACACTGGATGCCG TTCGGCCTGGGATCACGAACCTGCATCGGAAGACACATTTCCATCTTGGAAATTTCGAAATTGATGCCCAGGTTACTGCACGAGTTTGATTTTGAAATTTGTAGGGACGCTCCCTGGGTTACTAGGAACTGTTGGTTCGTGAAACCTGTAAACTTTCAGGTTCGAGTCAATGCACGGCGATCGCAG GTGATCCTGACATGGGAACGCCTGAGGTGA